In Acanthopagrus latus isolate v.2019 chromosome 16, fAcaLat1.1, whole genome shotgun sequence, one DNA window encodes the following:
- the si:dkey-221l4.11 gene encoding claudin-23, with product MHTPASMVMGIVFAPLGLVLVFTAAITPQWREGRAHLGMSGPGSLLRSGGKGQGSVEALLLLRSDGLWESCLQVEHSELKQCWPVAGPYQRDPRVRLAQGLILTSLFLCGIGIVLACIGVRCWTDIPLRGVTATGGLLVVISGLLSLTALSVYTHNLGRLGMADPSHGTNNSRFPHLSLHPAGSLYFGWLGSCLQVLGGGALLFSFKRPRCPTCPTCPDLPACPACSSCPEITNKPETGVYEVSC from the coding sequence ATGCACACTCCAGCCTCCATGGTGATGGGGATCGTCTTCGCACCCTTGGGACTGGTCCTGGTCTTCACCGCCGCTATCACCCCTCAGTGGAGAGAGGGACGGGCCCACCTGGGCATGTCGGGGCCGGGGTCACTTCTTCGATCTGGCGGGAAAGGTCAGGGGTCAGTGGaggctctgctcctgctgcgcTCGGATGGACTCTGGGAGAGCTGCCTGCAGGTGGAGCACTCAGAGCTGAAGCAGTGCTGGCCCGTGGCAGGTCCGTACCAGAGAGACCCGAGGGTTCGCCTGGCGCAAGGTTTGATTCTGACCTCTCTGTTCCTGTGCGGCATCGGCATCGTTCTGGCGTGCATCGGGGTCCGCTGTTGGACGGATATACCTCTGAGAGGTGTGACAGCTACAGGTGGACTCCTGGTGGTGATATCCGGGCTGCTGAGCTTGACTGCACTAAGTGTGTACACCCACAACCTTGGAAGACTGGGGATGGCGGACCCAAGTCATGGGACCAACAACAGCAGGTTCCCTCACCTCAGCCTGCACCCGGCCGGCTCCCTCTACTTCGGATGGTTGGGTTCGTGTTTACAGGTGCTGGGAGGCGGCGCTCTGCTGTTTAGCTTCAAACGACCAAGATGCCCCACATGCCCGACCTGCCCGGATCTCCCAGCCTGCCCTGCATGCAGTTCATGTCCAGAGATAACCAACAAGCCAGAGACGGGCGTTTATGAAGTCAGCTGTTAG